CTTTGGGGAAAATTCTTACTTGTGATAATCTTGTGAAGAGGGGTTACACAATGGTGAGTTGGTGTTGCATTTGTCGATGCAATGGGGAGACTATGGACCACCTTTTGACACATTGCAATGTGGCTTATGTTGTTATGTTTTTTGGATGTTTGGGATTTAGTGGGTATTACCGGAGAAGGTTCATGATTTATTATGTGGATGGCAGATTGGGGACTCTAATCGTTTGTCAGCTATTTGAAAGCTAGTACCCTTATGTGTGCTATGGTTATTTGGTAGGAAAAAAATCAACACACTATTGAACATGTGGAGTGCACAGCAACTCAATTACTAGCATCTTTCATTAGTTCTCTTTATGAGAGGTCTTTTGCTTTGGGTCTCACAGATAGTACTTTGGTTCAAAATTTCATAAAGTCAActcatatttaaatatttaggctacttcatgttttattttatttttatgaagtAGTCTcttctcaataaaattattcttacctatcaaaaacaaaaaaaagtatataaagcAAAAGTAGAGATACAGGATTCAATATATCCATATAAAATAAGCCAAAGCAGGCATCAATGCAATCAATTTGAATGGATACATGATggctttagagagagagagagagagagagagagagagatgagatgaaaATTTCAAGGCCCCACTTGGTACAGCAtcttaaacacatgttttcagtttttaaacaacattacacgcatttctacacactttttcacccacacgtatttcaaaaaactacgaacaacattactcaaactcctctaccaaatAGGCCCCAAATAACTGGAACTAATTAATGAGAACTCCAGAGCAAGTTAGTCAGATTGAACCAAGCTTGCATTAAGGTAAGCTCAGATTGAATCCAGCCCCCATCAAATGGCCATGTGTTGCACCACATTTTATATGATCATATCATCATAATATGGCATAAGTATAGCCGAACCCAATTTAACTGAGATTATGACTTAGTTGAGTTGAATAAAACAACATATAGGAATTAAAACAGATGGTAGATTGTTACCAATTCACTACTTGGAACATCTTCCTTTAAAAGACGAGGATCATCCAATACATCATGACTGCTTTTGATCTTTCGCTTTACTGCTGCCAATTCTTTCTcctcttcttcagcttcttctCCAAATGAAAGCAAGTTGAGCTTTCTGCGTTACATAAATATAAAGCATGCATAGCTTAGGCAATAAACATAATAACCAATTCACAACATACATGTTGGTATTACTGTTACATCCACGGAAAATACTATTACACGAGGTAGGAGAAAGAACTCACTTCACAGCTTTCTTCTTGGTATCTTTCTTGTCAGAATCAGCTGCGGATTCAACCAAAGGCTTTGACAATGCTCTTGGAACAATGTCATCAAAAGGGTTCCATAACacctaaaacaatgaatttaggGAAAACACCAGCTGATCACTTCCTtcccaaataataattttatcaaaGAAGTCAAGGGggcaacatttttcacaattgtgGACATGGCCTGTTGTGATTGGTGTATAATAAAAGAAGTGTTCGAAAGTGGCGTTACTCCAATCACAACTTGCGACCTTAGCatgatgtgaaaaatgttgtaaaagcCCCTAGCATTGCTCTTGAATGTGAAAGTGATGTTAAAGCAATGGCAAGTAGTGAAACTAGTTGGTGTCTCTAGAATTATTCCATTAAcagtatgtatgtatgtttgtttgattcTACTGACCTCAACGGATAAAATCTTGGGTGGATCCAAGGGCCTGTCATCCTTATCAGTTTCAATTTCAGATAATCTAGTCAGATTATATATCGAATCCCCGGTGACCTGAAACAAACAAGttcaattcaaattttgctaaaatataaaattcaaaaaagagaagagaagagaagagaaaaataccTTGCCAAAAATAGTATTCTTCTTGTCAAGCCAATCACAGCGGTCCAAGGAGATAAAGAACTGACTGCCATTAGAATTAGGCGAGCCAGCATTGGCACACGCAACCAATCCTCTGTGCTTGAATCTCAACCGCGAATGAAACTCATCACCAAAAGGACCGCCGTATATACTTTCACCACCTGAGAAATTAAACCAAATCATCTCTAAAAAATCTTGATTGtgaataagaaaccctaaaatttgaaaaaatatatagagtagagagagagagtaccggTGCCGGTGCCAGTGGGATCGCCGGCCTGGACGAGAAAGGCCTTGATGATGCGGTGGAAGATGGTGTGGTTGTAGTAGCCTTCGAGGCAGAGCTGGACGAAGTTACGAACAGCTTTTGGAGCCTCTTTAGGCCAGAGCTCTATGTCGAGAGGGCCGTGGGTGGTATTCAACACCACCTTCCCCTTCGTCGGTGGCTCTAACACGTAAATCGtcgacatttatttatttctttctttcccactTCGCTCGCTTTTTATTCAACTGAATTCTTTCTTTGCCCACTGCACTGCACTTCTCACAACAAATAcactttcaatttcaacaatgGATGACCTTTTTTATcgttcattttttgttttttgatatatatttttggccgtcttgcttcttctttatttttggttcctaaattacaaattacacacTTTAATTTTGCCTAAAGTTCAATTAAGTCATTTAATTGGATAcactaactttcaattttgctCGTTTCAATTCTCTCGTTAACTTCAATTAGAATTGAGACGTTAATAACtttcaaacaaatattaaaatttcaagtttttgtaatctaaaattatgtataaaaaataagtttattggtcaaatagtaaataatattcgatttgagtgaaatttgatatgcatgttaagaatataaagaacataaaattcaacagttaaattttcaaaattcacacccaaaaaagagataaatgagaaatttggcgagtttctggaaattttttgcaaaataatatcattttgCTAACAATTTTACTAGTTAGCaatgtttccaaactatttaggaaattAGCATCTTGAGTTTGTTTAGACTTGAGTTCACTGTAGCAACTCAAATTTTATGTGTTGGCAACATTGAGGTGGAAAGATTAtccacatggaactcgagtctttaagacttgaGTTCCATAAGGACAACAAACCCAGCAATGAAGGATACGGAGAGGAAGAGTAAAGAAAAACTCTGCAACATGTACGCTTCTTCTTCACTCCTTGATTGAGAAATAAACATCTTCAGACATTTAAGCTCAACGGAGAGGAAGATCAACGGAGAGGCATCAAAACCCAGCAACACATGCTTTGTCTCAACGTTCGTGGTGCCAACAGGTTGTGAAGTTTGTTCATTTTGTTAGAGAATGTCAATTTTTGATTTAGTTCTATTGAGAAAATTTGGGGCTTTTGTGacaacaaacccagaaaaacaataaaaccaATCCCAAGCCGAGATCGAAACTACCATGGGGTTGTCTTTGATTTATGTATGGagaatgggttttttttttttttttttttgggtggggggggggggggggtggttgggTTTCTAAGAAATAGGTTCggttgttcttcttcttctttgttcagATTCTTCTTCTTTGGTTAGATCttgatctttcttcttcttcttcactccTTCTTCTTCACCCTGTACGCTTCTTCACTCCATTGTTATAGTTCTAtggaaactcgagttccacgtggaTAATTTTATCCACCTCGACTTGGAACTCAAGTGTTTAAGGCTTGATTTTTACTTTGAACTCGAGTTTGTTAGACTTGAGATGCTAGTTTCTTAAATAGTTTCGGAAACCtactaactaacaaaattgttccTAAAATGGtgttaaatggaaaaaaaaaaaaaaaatctagagtttctctccaaactagtttggagagaaactttgttatGTAAAAACCCTATGATGGAGGAGCATAACAGACTAGGCCTGTTATTTGGTCTATAAAAGGACCTTTCTTATGAATGTAAAAAAACTTCATCACTGAATCCTTTGCTTGTCTACTAATCTTGTGGAGAGGCTACTCTGATTGTTTCTAGCTAAGCCTATTCCTTCTTTGCCATAAACCCCAAGcaatacacaaacacacacacacacacacacacacacacacatatatatatatatatatgtatgtatatattaataaaatttgcattttatacttagattcaattttctactatataatatttgtttttgttttctcactCTAAgcaaaaatttctctttttatgaTCTTTGTTAAATGGTTGTCAAATTGATTTATGAACAAGTTATGGGTAAAATAAAG
This DNA window, taken from Quercus robur chromosome 2, dhQueRobu3.1, whole genome shotgun sequence, encodes the following:
- the LOC126707943 gene encoding peptidyl-prolyl cis-trans isomerase CYP57, whose translation is MSTIYVLEPPTKGKVVLNTTHGPLDIELWPKEAPKAVRNFVQLCLEGYYNHTIFHRIIKAFLVQAGDPTGTGTGGESIYGGPFGDEFHSRLRFKHRGLVACANAGSPNSNGSQFFISLDRCDWLDKKNTIFGKVTGDSIYNLTRLSEIETDKDDRPLDPPKILSVEVLWNPFDDIVPRALSKPLVESAADSDKKDTKKKAVKKLNLLSFGEEAEEEEKELAAVKRKIKSSHDVLDDPRLLKEDVPSSELDSSDVKKTRDMQLSVREALSSKKEESQKDSKAGFYNLLDYSDDDEANFDARMRQQILRRRKELDDNPAKRKLHDGNSSPKNQEISMSRSKAESIDDEQPRVEKLSLKKRGLGSEARAERMANADVDLQLLGEGERGRQLQKQKKRRLQGREEDVLAKLENFKAAFSGKPLASSSESGGGNREDLSDWKSIKLEFAPESGKDHMSRNDDPNDYVVHDPLLEKGKEKFNRMQAKQKRREREWAGRPLT